Proteins encoded within one genomic window of Camelina sativa cultivar DH55 chromosome 19, Cs, whole genome shotgun sequence:
- the LOC104765185 gene encoding pentatricopeptide repeat-containing protein At3g13880, with protein sequence MLLQFRAKTSFSSSAQASLLVIFTKRVGLVYRALSSLCQPKNTALDSKAYTKLFQTAAKSGSVELGKLAHGHMIKSSLNPCLYLLNNLLNMYCKCRELGFARQLFDRMPERNIISFNSLISGYTQIGFYEQAMELFLEARDVNLKLDKFTYAGALGFCGERCDLALGKLLHGLVVVNGLSQQVFLINVLIDMYSKCGNLDQAMSLFDRCNERDQVSWNSLISGYVRVGAAEEPLNLLAKMHRDGLNLTTYALGSVLKACCVYLNEGLMGKGMAIHCYTVKLGMEFDIVVRTALLHMYAKNGSLKESIKLFSLMPAKNVITYNAMISGFLQMDEITEEASSEAFKLFMDMQRLGFEPSPSTFSAVLKACSAAKTLEYGKQIHALICKNNFQSDEFIGSALIELYALTGSTEDGMRCFAATSKQDIASWTSMIDCHVQNEQLESAFDLFRQLFLTRIRPEEYTVSLMMSACADFAALSSGEQIQGYAIKSGIDAFTSVKTSSISMYAKSGNMPLASKIFIEVQNPDVAAYSAMISSLAQHGYAHNALDIFESMKTHGIKPNQQGFLGVLIACCHGGLVTQGLDYFQSMKNDYGINPNEKHFTCLVDLLGRKGRLSDAENLILSSGFEDHPVMWRALLSSCRVYKDSIVGSRVAERLLRLEPEASGSYVLLHNIYNESGVNSSAEDVRERMRDLGVKKEPALSWIVISNQTHSFAVADWSHPSSEMIYTTLEAMMNTVDFVDYNTLLCSL encoded by the coding sequence ATGTTGTTACAGTTCCGAGCAAAGACTTCTTTCAGCAGCAGTGCTCAAGCTTCTCTACTTGTTATATTCACCAAACGAGTTGGATTGGTTTACAGGGCTTTGTCTTCGTTATGCCAGCCAAAGAACACGGCTTTAGATTCAAAAGCTTACACCAAACTTTTTCAGACAGCCGCGAAATCAGGCTCCGTCGAACTGGGAAAGCTCGCCCATGGCCACATGATCAAGTCTTCCTTGAACCCGTGTCTATACCTGCTCAACAATCTTCTCAATATGTATTGTAAATGCCGGGAGTTGGGTTTCGCGCGCCAGTTGTTCGACAGAATGCCTGAACGAAacattatttcttttaattctttGATTTCTGGGTACACTCAGATCGGATTTTATGAACAAGCTATGGAACTGTTTCTTGAAGCGAGGGATGTTAATTTGAAGCTAGATAAGTTCACGTATGCCGGTGCATTGGGATTTTGTGGAGAAAGGTGTGATCTTGCTTTAGGCAAATTGTTGCATGGGTTGGTTGTTGTAAATGGTCTGTCTCAGCAAGTTTTTTTGATCAATGTGTTGATTGATATGTATAGTAAGTGTGGGAATCTTGACCAAGCAATGTCCTTGTTCGATAGATGCAATGAAAGGGATCAGGTTTCATGGAACTCTTTGATTTCCGGTTATGTCCGGGTTGGTGCAGCGGAAGAACCGCTTAATCTGTTGGCAAAAATGCATAGAGACGGCCTAAATCTGACTACTTATGCTCTGGGGAGTGTTCTAAAAGCATGTTGCGTATATCTGAACGAAGGATTGATGGGAAAAGGTATGGCGATTCACTGTTACACAGTGAAACTAGGAATGGAATTTGATATAGTTGTCCGTACTGCATTGCTTCACATGTATGCCAAAAATGGAAGTTTGAAGGAGTCGATAAAGCTTTTCAGTTTGATGCCTGCAAAGAATGTAATTACGTATAACGCAATGATTTCAGGGTTTCTCCAAATGGATGAAATAACTGAGGAAGCTTCTAGTGAAGCGTTTAAGCTCTTCATGGATATGCAAAGATTGGGATTTGAACCCTCGCCATCCACTTTTTCAGCTGTGCTCAAAGCTTGTAGTGCCGCGAAGACCTTGGAATATGGAAAGCAGATTCACGCCCTCATATGTAAGAATAATTTTCAGTCTGATGAGTTTATTGGGAGTGCTCTAATCGAGCTGTATGCGTTAACGGGTTCAACTGAAGACGGAATGCGATGCTTTGCTGCGACATCAAAGCAAGATATTGCCTCGTGGACATCGATGATTGATTGCCATGTCCAAAACGAGCAGCTTGAAAGCGCTTTTGATCTGTTCCGACAACTTTTTCTAACCCGAATAAGACCGGAAGAATATACAGTTTCCCTTATGATGAGTGCTTGTGCTGATTTTGCTGCGTTAAGCTCAGGTGAGCAGATTCAGGGTTATGCTATAAAGAGTGGAATCGATGCTTTCACAAGCGTTAAGACTTCAAGCATCTCCATGTACGCAAAATCAGGTAACATGCCGCTTGCTAGTAAAATATTTATCGAAGTTCAAAACCCAGACGTTGCAGCATACTCAGCTATGATCTCAAGCCTTGCGCAACACGGTTATGCTCACAATGCCTTAGACATCTTTGAATCAATGAAAACCCACGGGATTAAACCGAACCAGCAAGGCTTTCTCGGTGTTCTAATAGCTTGTTGCCACGGAGGATTGGTCACACAGGGACTAGACTATTTCCAAAGCATGAAGAACGATTACGGGATTAACCCAAACGAGAAACATTTCACTTGCCTAGTCGATCTTTTAGGTCGCAAGGGAAGATTATCAGATGCTGAGAATCTTATTTTGAGCTCTGGGTTTGAAGACCATCCAGTGATGTGGAGAGCTTTACTGAGTTCTTGCAGGGTTTACAAGGACAGCATAGTTGGGAGCCGCGTTGCAGAGAGATTACTGAGACTCGAACCCGAGGCCTCTGGCTCTTACGTATTGCTACACAACATTTACAATGAATCTGGAGTCAATTCATCAGCTGAGGACGTTAGAGAGCGGATGAGAGATCTAGGGGTAAAGAAAGAACCAGCCTTGAGCTGGATCGTAATCAGTAACCAAACTCATTCCTTTGCAGTCGCTGATTGGTCTCACCCGTCGAGCGAGATGATCTACACAACGTTAGAGGCCATGATGAACACTGTTGATTTTGTAGACTACAACACTCTTCTTTGTTCATTGTAG
- the LOC104765186 gene encoding uncharacterized protein LOC104765186: protein MAAKTLIRSGASLMNRFLSKPTMNLVQSNLRASIQQIAPQRQELPPYFFPSLSNLQSTLNSSPNDTASIQELNDRGFLYPSGLPSLEFFLPEVDPSSEPLLLFPKRTFQPSTIRRKRNHGFFARKATKGGRRVIARRIAKGRHRVSA, encoded by the exons ATGGCGGCCAAAACCCTAATCAGGTCAGGAGCTTCGTTGATGAATCGGTTTCTATCGAAGCCGACGATGAACCTGGTGCAGAGCAATCTGAGAGCGTCTATTCAACAGATAGCTCCTCAGAGACAAGAACTCCCGCCGTATTTTTTCCCGTCGTTGTCGAATCTACAGAGCACACTCAATTCGAGCCCTAACGACACTGCTTCGATCCAGGAACTCAATGACCGTGGGTTCCTTTACCCTTCTGGTCTTCCTTCACTCGAATTCTTCTTACCAGAAG TCGATCCATCAAGTGAGCCATTGCTTCTGTTTCCTAAGAGGACATTCCAACCAAGCACTATAAGGCGTAAACGCAACCATGGATTCTTTGCTCG GAAGGCAACCAAAGGTGGGCGGAGAGTTATAGCTCGGAGAATAGCAAAAGGGCGCCACAGAGTCTCAGCCTAG
- the LOC109130790 gene encoding EPIDERMAL PATTERNING FACTOR-like protein 3, producing MRMREIGKCFVVILAVMMIQIVSWVDAASRPIASSHVSFYPEIRSPQAAEHNSNRPLLKPSEDREIEEIEKGRRIGSKPPSCEKKCYGCEPCEAIQVPTVSSIPHLSPHYANYQPEGWRCHCAP from the exons atgcgAATGAGAGAAATAGGAAAGTGTTTTGTGGTTATACTGGCCGTGATGATGATACAAATAGTGAGCTGGGTTGATGCAGCAAGCAGGCCTATTGCTTCCAGTCACGTTTCTTTTTATCCAG AGATAAGAAGCCCACAAGCTGCAGAACACAACTCAAATAGGCCCTTATTGAAGCCGAGTGAGGACAGAGAGatagaagaaatagagaaaggaagaagaatagGATCAAAGCCACCAAGTTGTGAGAAGAAATGCTACGGATGTGAGCCATGTGAAGCCATCCAAGTCCCAACCGTTTCTTCAATTCCTCACCTCTCTCCTCATTATGCTAATTACCAGCCTGAGGGTTGGAGATGCCATTGTGCCCCTTAA
- the LOC104765189 gene encoding probable phospholipid-transporting ATPase 7, whose translation MGRRRIRSRIRKSHFYTFRCLRPKTLENQEPHIINGPGYTRIVHCNQPHMHLAKVLRYTSNYVSTTRYNLITFLPKCLYEQFHRVANFYFLVAAILSVFPLSPFNKWSMIAPLIFVVGLSMGKEALEDWRRFMQDVKVNSRKAIVHRGDGVFGRRKWNKIRVGDVVKVEKDQFFPADLLLLSSSYEDGICYVETMNLDGETNLKVKRCLDVTLPLERDDAFHTFSGTIKCEDPNPNLYTFVGNLEYDGQVYPLDPNQILLRDSKLRNTAYVYGVVIFTGHDTKVMQNSTKSPSKRSRIEKRMDYIIYTLFALLVTVSFISSLGFAVMTKMHMGEWWYLRPDKPERLTNPRNPFHAWVVHLITAVLLYGYLIPISLYVSIELVKVLQATFINQDLHMYDSDSGTPAQARTSNLNEELGQVDTILSDKTGTLTCNQMDFLKCSIAGTSYGVRASEVELAAAKQMAIDLDEEQGEEMNDLPRTRGRMHGYAKMPSKNSSDIELETVITATDEIDQTQSTGVKGFSFEDQRLMNGNWLNEPNPDDILMFLRILAVCHTAIPEVDEDTGKCTYEAESPDEVAFLVAAGEFGFEFTKRTQSSVFISERHLGQPLEREYKVLNVLDFTSKRKRMSVIIRDEKGQILLLCKGADSIIFDRLSKNGKKYLEATSKHLNGYGEAGLRTLALSYRKLDETEYSIWNSEFHKAKTSVGADRDEMLEKVSDMMEKELILVGATAVEDKLQKGVPQCIDKLAQAGLKIWVLTGDKMETAINIGYACSLLRQGMKQISIALRNEEGSFQDPEAAARESILMQIINASQMIKLEKDPHAAFALIIDGKTLTYALEDDIKYQFLALAVDCASVICCRVSPKQKALVTRLAKEGTGKTTLAIGDGANDVGMIQEADIGVGISGVEGMQAVMASDFSIAQFRFLERLLVVHGNWCYKRIAQMICYFFYKNITFGLTLFYFEAFTGFSGQAIYNDYYLLMFNVILTSLPVISLGVFEQDVSSEVCLQFPALYQQGPKNLFFDWQRILGWMGNGVYASIVIFGLNIGIFDVQSFCSGGQTADMNAMGTTMFTCIIWAVNVQIALTMSHFTWIQHAFIWGSIVTWYIFLAIFGRLPPKISGNMFHMLSETLAPAPIYWLTTLLVIAATTLPYLAHISFQRSLNPLDHHIIQEIKHFRIDVQDERMWTRERSKAREKTKIGFTARVDAKIRQLRGRLQRKHSILSVMSGMSGVSASTDTTSTTQHS comes from the exons ATGGGGCGTCGCAGAATAAGATCAAGGATTCGGAAAAGCCATTTTTACACCTTTAGATGCCTAAGgccaaaaaccctagaaaatcaaGAACCCCATATCATTAATGGACCTGGATACACTAGAATTGTTCACTGTAACCAACCTCATATGCATCTGGCTAAAGTCCTCAGGTACACCTCTAACTATGTGTCCACCACTAGGTATAACCTCATCACCTTCTTGCCCAAATGCTTGTATGAGCAGTTCCACCGTGTTGCCAATTTCTACTTCCTCGTTGCTGCAATTCTCTCTGTCTTCCCTCTCTCCCCATTCAACAAATGGAGTATGATTGCACCATTGATTTTTGTGGTCGGGCTTAGTATGGGTAAAGAGGCTTTGGAGGACTGGCGCCGGTTTATGCAGGATGTGAAGGTCAATTCCAGGAAAGCCATTGTTCATAGAGGGGATGGTGTTTTTGGTCGTAGGAAGTGGAACAAGATCCGTGTTGGGGATGTTGTCAAGGTGGAAAAGGATCAATTTTTCCCTGCTGATTTGCTCTTATTGTCATCAAGTTACGAGGATGGGATCTGTTATGTCGAGACCATGAACTTAGATGGCGAGACCAACCTCAAAGTTAAGAGATGTTTGGATGTTACCTTGCCTTTGGAACGGGATGATGCTTTCCACACTTTCTCTGGAACTATTAAATGTGAAGATCCCAATCCTAACCTGTATACGTTTGTTGGAAATCTTGAATATGATGGCCAGGTTTATCCGCTCGATCCTAACCAGATTCTCTTGAGAGACTCTAAGCTCAGGAACACGGCTTATGTCTATGGGGTGGTCATATTTACTGGCCATGACACAAAAGTCATGCAGAATTCAACAAAATCCCCTTCAAAGAGAAGCAGAATTGAAAAGAGAATGGACTACATCATATATACTCTCTTTGCCCTCCTTGTGACCGTCTCCTTCATCAGCTCACTGGGTTTCGCAGTGATGACAAAGATGCATATGGGAGAGTGGTGGTACTTACGACCAGATAAGCCCGAGCGCTTAACTAATCCAAGAAATCCTTTTCACGCTTGGGTCGTCCATCTGATCACTGCTGTCTTGCTTTATGGGTACTTGATTCCCATCTCATTGTATGTTTCCATCGAGCTCGTAAAAGTTTTGCAGGCAACTTTCATAAACCAAGACTTGCACATGTATGATAGCGACAGCGggactccagctcaagcacgcacATCGAATTTGAATGAAGAGCTGGGACAAGTTGACACAATCCTTTCCGATAAAACAGGAACTTTGACATGTAATCAGATGGATTTTTTGAAATGCTCCATCGCGGGTACTTCTTATGGTGTTCGCGCCAGTGAAGTAGAACTAGCTGCAGCAAAGCAGATGGCGATAGATCTCGACGAGGAGCAAGGTGAAGAAATGAACGACCTTCCAAGGACTAGAGGAAGGATGCATGGATATGCCAAAATGCCCAGCAAGAACTCATCAGATATTGAGTTGGAGACTGTAATCACTGCTACTGACGAAATAGATCAGACGCAGTCCACTGGTGTCAAGGGGTTTAGTTTTGAGGATCAACGTCTCATGAACGGAAACTGGTTAAATGAACCCAATCCAGATGACATTTTGATGTTTCTGCGTATACTTGCTGTTTGTCACACTGCTATTCCCGAGGTGGATGAAGATACTGGAAAGTGTACTTATGAAGCAGAGTCTCCTGATGAAGTTGCTTTCCTTGTTGCCGCTGGGgagtttggttttgagtttactAAAAGAACTCAATCAAGTGTGTTTATCAGTGAACGACATTTAGGCCAACCACTTGAAAG AGAATACAAAGTTTTAAACGTTTTGGACTTCactagcaaaagaaaaagaatgtctGTTATCATTCGTGATGAAAAAGGGCAGATTCTTCTACTCTGTAAAGGTGCTGACAG CATAATATTCGACCGGTTATCCaagaatggaaaaaaatatctgGAAGCCACTTCAAAGCATTTGAATGGATATGGTGAAGCTGGTTTACGCACATTAGCGCTCAGTTATAGAAAGCTGGATGAGACTGAGTATTCGATTTGGAACAGTGAATTTCACAAAGCCAAAACTTCAGTCGGAGCTGACAGAGATGAAATGCTCGAAAAGGTATCCGATATGATGGAGAAGGAATTGATTCTTGTCGGTGCTACTGCAGTGGAAGATAAACTGCAGAAAGGG GTGCCTCAGTGCATAGATAAACTTGCCCAAGCTGGTCTCAAGATATGGGTTTTGACTGGAGATAAGATGGAGACAGCAATTAACATAGG ATATGCCTGCAGTTTGCTGCGACAGGGTATGAAGCAGATATCCATAGCACTAAGAAACGAAGAGGGATCATTCCAAGACCCAGAAGCG GCTGCGAGAGAGAGCATTTTGATGCAGATCATAAATGCTTCACAGATGATCAAACTAGAGAAGGATCCACATGCAGCGTTTGCTTTGATCATTGATGGAAAGACACTTACATATGCTTTGGAGGATGATATTAAGTATCAGTTTCTTGCCCTGGCTGTTGATTGTGCTTCAGTGATATGCTGTCGTGTCTCTCCCAAACAGAAGGCACTT GTAACAAGACTAGCAAAAGAAGGAACAGGAAAGACAACCTTGGCAATCGGTGATGGTGCAAATGATGTTGGAATGATTCAAGAAGCTGATATAGGTGTAGGAATCAGTGGTGTGGAAGGCATGCAG GCTGTAATGGCAAGCGATTTCTCCATAGCCCAGTTTCGGTTTTTAGAGAGACTACTAGTTGTCCACGGGAACTGGTGCTACAAAAGAATAGCCCAGATG ATCTGTTACTTCTTTTACAAGAACATAACATTTGGTCTGACTCTCTTCTACTTTGAGGCTTTCACTGGGTTTTCTGGTCAAGCCATATACAATGACTACTACTTGTTGATGTTCAACGTTATCCTCACTTCTCTCCCCGTCATATCCCTCGGAGTTTTCGAGCAAGACGTATCTTCAGAAGTCTGCTTACAG TTCCCTGCATTGTACCAGCAAGGCCCCAAGAACTTGTTCTTTGACTGGCAAAGAATCCTCGGGTGGATGGGCAATGGAGTCTACGCATCCATAGTCATCTTTGGCCTCAACATTGGCATCTTCGACGTCCAATCTTTCTGTTCTGGGGGCCAAACAGCAGACATGAACGCAATGGGAACCACCATGTTCACTTGCATCATTTGGGCAGTGAACGTACAGATAGCTTTAACCATGAGCCATTTCACTTGGATCCAGCACGCATTTATCTGGGGAAGTATCGTCACGTGGTACATCTTCCTTGCAATCTTTGGCAGGTTACCTCCAAAAATTTCAGGCAACATGTTCCACATGCTCTCGGAAACCCTAGCACCAGCACCAATCTACTGGCTAACCACACTGCTGGTCATAGCCGCCACAACACTTCCTTACTTGGCTCACATTTCGTTCCAGAGATCGTTGAACCCTCTGGACCATCACATCATTCAAGAGATCAAGCATTTCAGAATTGACGTACAGGACGAGCGTATGTGGACGAGAGAGAGATCTAAGGCTAGAGAGAAGACCAAGATAGGATTCACGGCTCGTGTAGATGCCAAGATCCGGCAGTTGAGAGGAAGGCTCCAGAGAAAACACTCGATTTTGAGCGTTATGAGCGGGATGAGTGGCGTCTCAGCATCAACTGATACAACCTCCACCACACAACATAGTTGA
- the LOC104765188 gene encoding uncharacterized protein LOC104765188 isoform X2 encodes MENYYKEMEPPAATGNRRDAVSVKGHSVSFDDSAADQSQTNNDYQLKIKKSKSVPNADRGSASASRSWSFSDPESRRKRRVAGYKVYSVEQKMKGSIRKSFKWFKGVIGIS; translated from the exons ATGGAGAATTATTACAAAGAAATGGAACCGCCAGCAGCTACTGGAAACCGCAGAGACGCAGTTTCAGTGAAAGGCCACAGCGTGAGTTTCGACGATTCAGCCGCCGATCAGAGTCAGACGAACAACGATTACCagttaaagataaagaaaagcaaaagcGTTCCAAACGCGGATCGTGGTTCGGCGTCGGCTTCTAGAAGCTGGAGTTTCAGCGATCCAGAATCGCGGAGGAAGAGAAGAGTCGCTGGCTATAAAGTTTATTCCGTCGAACAGAAGATGAAGGGATCCATTAGAAAGAGCTTCAAATG GTTCAAAGGCGTCATCGGTATTTCttga
- the LOC104765188 gene encoding uncharacterized protein LOC104765188 isoform X1: MENYYKEMEPPAATGNRRDAVSVKGHSVSFDDSAADQSQTNNDYQLKIKKSKSVPNADRGSASASRSWSFSDPESRRKRRVAGYKVYSVEQKMKGSIRKSFKWFKGVIGIS; this comes from the coding sequence ATGGAGAATTATTACAAAGAAATGGAACCGCCAGCAGCTACTGGAAACCGCAGAGACGCAGTTTCAGTGAAAGGCCACAGCGTGAGTTTCGACGATTCAGCCGCCGATCAGAGTCAGACGAACAACGATTACCagttaaagataaagaaaagcaaaagcGTTCCAAACGCGGATCGTGGTTCGGCGTCGGCTTCTAGAAGCTGGAGTTTCAGCGATCCAGAATCGCGGAGGAAGAGAAGAGTCGCTGGCTATAAAGTTTATTCCGTCGAACAGAAGATGAAGGGATCCATTAGAAAGAGCTTCAAATGGTTCAAAGGCGTCATCGGTATTTCttga
- the LOC104765190 gene encoding eukaryotic initiation factor 4A-1: MAGSAPEGTQFDARQFDQKLNEVLEGQDEFFTSYDEVHESFDAMGLQENLLRGIYAYGFEKPSAIQQRGIVPFCKGLDVIQQAQSGTGKTATFCSGVLQQLDYTLVQCQALVLAPTRELAQQIEKVMRALGDYLGVKVHACVGGTSVREDQRILQAGVHVVVGTPGRVFDMLKRQSLRADSIKMFVLDEADEMLSRGFKDQIYDIFQLLPPKIQVGVFSATMPPEALEITRKFMSKPVRILVKRDELTLEGIKQFYVNVEKEEWKLETLCDLYETLAITQSVIFVNTRRKVDWLTDKMRSRDHTVSATHGDMDQNTRDIIMREFRSGSSRVLITTDLLARGIDVQQVSLVINFDLPTQPENYLHRIGRSGRFGRKGVAINFVTRDDERMLFDIQKFYNVVVEELPSNVADLL; encoded by the exons ATGGCGGGATCTGCACCAGAAGGCACTCAGTTTGATGCACGTCAGTTTGACCAGAAACTGAATGAAGT ACTTGAGGGACAGGATGAGTTCTTCACTTCTTATGATGAGGTTCATGAGAGCTTTGATGCCATGGGTCTCCAAGAGAACCTTCTCAGGGGTATCTATGCTTATG GTTTTGAGAAGCCTTCTGCTATCCAGCAGAGAGGAATTGTCCCCTTTTGCAAAGGTCTCGATGTGATTCAACAGGCCCAGTCTGGTACTGGGAAAACAGCTACCTTCTGCTCTGGTGTCTTGCAGCAGTTGGACTACACCCTTGTCCAGTGTCAGGCTTTGGTTTTGGCTCCAACTAGAGAGCTTGCTCAGCAAATTGAGAAGGTCATGAGGGCCCTTGGTGATTACCTTGGTGTCAAGGTTCACGCCTGTGTTGGTGGAACCAGTGTTCGTGAGGACCAGCGCATTCTCCAAGCTGGTGTCCATGTTGTTGTTGGAACTCCAGGACGTGTCTTTGACATGTTGAAGAGGCAGTCTCTCCGTGCTGACAGCATCAAGATGTTTGTTCTCGATGAAGCTGATGAAATGCTCTCCCGTGGTTTCAAGGACCAG ATCTATGACATATTCCAGCTTCTTCCACCAAAGATCCAAGTTGGTGTGTTCTCAGCAACCATGCCACCAGAAGCTCTTGAGATCACAAGGAAGTTCATGAGCAAGCCAGTGAGAATCTTGGTGAAGCGTGATGAGCTAACCCTTGAAGGTATCAAGCAGTTCTACGTCAACGTTGAGAAAGAAGAGTGGAAGCTCGAGACACTCTGTGATCTCTACGAGACTCTCGCCATCACTCAAAGTGTGATCTTCGTGAACACCAGGCGTAAGGTTGACTGGCTCACTGACAAAATGAGAAGCCGTGACCACACAGTCTCAGCTACCCACGGAGACATGGACCAGAACACCAGAGACATCATCATGAGGGAGTTCAGGTCTGGATCCTCGCGTGTTCTCATCACCACTGACCTCTTGGCTCGTGGTATCGATGTGCAACAAGTCTCTCTGGTCATCAACTTTGACCTCCCAACTCAGCCAGAGAACTACCTCCACCGTATCGGAAGAAGTGGAAGGTTCGGGAGAAAGGGAGTGGCGATCAACTTCGTGACTCGTGATGATGAGAGGATGCTGTTTGATATTCAGAAGTTCTACAACGTGGTTGTCGAAGAGCTGCCTTCGAACGTGGCCGATCTGCTGTGA